A genomic stretch from Arachis stenosperma cultivar V10309 chromosome 3, arast.V10309.gnm1.PFL2, whole genome shotgun sequence includes:
- the LOC130967642 gene encoding 50S ribosomal protein L21, mitochondrial: MASRRRCLQALALTRQAANFALNNPSSISFPNPHLNSNLSPTFLPIFTQSLSRSLPQWHHPRFFSSSGKEDDRASKDDSGVEEDEDEDDYDDDEVDYESESGEDESGLRSGGKRVYTPEEKEAEAANIGYKVVGPLTKGDDVFKPYEPVFAVVQIGSHQFKVSIGDAIFTERLKFCEVNDKLTLNKVLLLGSPSQTIIGRPIVPDAGVHAVVEEHALDAKVLIFKKKRRKNYRRTKGHRQELTKLRITDIQGIEKPENVPASKPSKAAKKEQEKVAATA; this comes from the exons ATGGCGAGCAGGAGGAGGTGTCTCCAAGCTTTAGCTTTAACGCGCCAAGCTGCAAACTTTGCCCTCAATAACCCCTCATCGATCTCATTTCCAAACCCACATCTCAATTCTAACCTCTCGCCAACTTTTCTTCCCATTTTCACCCAATCACTATCTCGTTCTCTTCCGCAATGGCACCATCCGcggtttttctcttcttctggTAAAGAGGACGATCGCGCGAGCAAGGACGATAGTGGCGTGGAAGAAGATGAGGATGAAGACGATTACGATGATGATGAAGTTGATTATGAGAGCGAAAGTGGGGAAGATGAGAGTGGTTTGAGGTCAGGTGGGAAAAGAGTGTACACGCCAGAGGAGAAGGAAGCGGAAGCGGCGAATATTGGGTACAAAGTGGTTGGGCCACTCACGAAGGGTGATGATGTTTTCAAGCCCTACGAGCCTGTTTTCGCTGTTGTTCAG ATTGGTTCGCATCAGTTTAAAGTGAGCATTGGGGACGCCATTTTCACTGAAAGATTGAAATTTTGTGAAGTGAATGATAAG TTGACTCTGAACAAAGTTTTGTTGCTTGGATCCCCTAGTCAGACAATCATTGGCAGACCCATAGTGCCAGATGCAGGTGTTCATGCTGTTGTTGAGGAGCAT GCATTAGATGCAAAAGTTCTTATCttcaagaaaaagagaagaaagaattaCCGAAGAACCAAAGGGCATCGCCAG GAGTTGACCAAGTTAAGGATAACTGATATTCAAGGAATCGAGAAACCTGAAAATGTCCCAGCTTCAAAGCCTTCAAAGGCTGCTAAAAAGGAACAGGAAAAGGTTGCTGCTACTGCTTAA